DNA from Sphingomonas psychrotolerans:
GGGAGGGCGCGTTGCCGGTCAGTCCGCGGACGCCGTGCCGCGGCACGCCTTATTCGCGCGGACTGCGGCAGCGCTGCGATCGCGGCTTCGGCGTCGCTTTGTCCAGGTCCCGCCAATTGCGCAAAGCTTGCAATGTAGGATTTCGCCTGCTTGGCTGGCGCGGTCGGCTTGTTGCCGGCCGCTCTTTCAATTGTTTGGGAGCAGGATCAGCGCGCGACAATGTGCGCAAGAATATTGCGAGATGAATCGCGTTTCCGCAAACCGAGTCAACCTAAGACCCGTCAAACTCGATTTCAGGACGTCCACATCGAGTCCCTTGGCTTCGCGGGCTTTTTCTGTCTGGAGATAAGATGACCGAATCGAGATCGGCGCTGCTGCGGCTCGTCGAAGCGTTGAAGCAGCGCGGCTATCACTTCGTAACGCCGACCCCGGCAACGCATGCGCGAGTGGTGGCGCGCGCCGATCGGAGCGAAGCGCGGGACCTCGTAGACATTTTGGGCTGGAGCCTGCCGTTCGCGCCCTCCCGCATCGACGCGGCGCTTCTCGCGTTGCTCGAGGCCGGCGAGGCGTTGGAGGCCGCGGACGACGGGCTGCTCCGGAGCCGCTTCCGCGTGTCGTCGCTGAAGGATGATCTCTACCTCCACTCGGCTTATCCGACCGAAGCCGGGGACTCGGTATTCTTCGGGCCTGACAGCTATCGTTTCGCCGATCTGATCGAGGCAGAACTCGCCATTGCGCGGCTCCCGTCGGGCGCCGCGATCGTCGATATCGGCACCGGCGCCGGAGTCGGTGCGCTGGTCGCCGCGAAACTATGCCCCGAT
Protein-coding regions in this window:
- a CDS encoding methyltransferase produces the protein MTESRSALLRLVEALKQRGYHFVTPTPATHARVVARADRSEARDLVDILGWSLPFAPSRIDAALLALLEAGEALEAADDGLLRSRFRVSSLKDDLYLHSAYPTEAGDSVFFGPDSYRFADLIEAELAIARLPSGAAIVDIGTGAGVGALVAAKLCPDATVWMTDVNPAALRLAAINAEAAGAPIRAVESTTLDAIARPIDLALANPPYIIDDDARTYRDGGGMLGGQVSVDMARMAMHRLKSGGRLILYTGSAIVRGADLLGRALAALAGAEGCDLRYREIDPDVFGEELERPAYAEVDRIAVVAAIFTKR